A window of the Scophthalmus maximus strain ysfricsl-2021 chromosome 8, ASM2237912v1, whole genome shotgun sequence genome harbors these coding sequences:
- the ecpas gene encoding proteasome adapter and scaffold protein ECM29 — protein sequence MAAQDELNQLERVFLRLGHAETDEQLQDIISKFLPPVLLKLSSVQEGVRKKVMELLVHLNKRIKSRPKIQLPVETLLVQYQDPAAASFVTNFTIIYIKMGYPRLEVGKQCELAPTLLTAMEGKPQPQQDSLMHLLIPTLYHMKYPADISKIASPFNLTERPKTVQLLLEFMLDVLLMPYGFVLNESPTRPAPSSSQGGSSDGTVAVGGQGLPQPPPGMSVYAAKRVIGEAQWSAEQLEQCKLGIVKFIEAKQVPEVETVVHLVVASSDTRHSVATAADLELKSKQSIIDWNNPLIINKMFKVYLGDVPLKSKGGNVKQELKHEPVSTRVKLKILPHLLRSRLAADCFPANIQVVYDGLFGANTNNKLLSLTLQFVHHICMVCPDTNKPLGLMLLNGLTKLINEYKEDPKLLCVAYSAVGKLSSRMPQLFTKDIALVQQFFESMCKEEPDVRLAIQEALSMMVGAYANLQGALLNLMEALVAAYIGKPEVQVRQVAMKYASTVFAPDHVPSRYLLLLAAGDPREEVAAEAKKVLRAFPTKSSEKEGPKPMPSFPEMVAYVQEKAAQRMKTPAKYIVGTSTIPFNPSAFGEIVLYLRMCLAHSAGATHLSTRLSDMQDNAPAIGRYIHTLLSSEPQPSVSKGSEANPVHVYMDLLQQLLSAVGGIPVMYCLLEVVSVCPEKLAPRFIEKIDWIKSLMNTNKEDMRELAAQLYAVVVSTMTGNELQAAVHNLLKITKDNHSPESQHGAILALGYMVGRYMSKTKAVLGHKMNFSSQEDDELVSMATKTVGSFLDSSSALLTVAACTAIGEIGRNGSLLIPTEGEGFTKLSTVENLLARIPSGKESTKMKERSIQTLGHLPVGDGNFPHQKKLLQGLMDSVEAKQVELQFTVGEAITSAAIGTSSGAARDPWTCTEDQYNPPHNVKNNDVVPWVLNSILAKYIPSQNPHVRQAACIWLLSLVKKLSQHKEITSHLKEIQVAFISVLSDPDELSQDAASKGLGLVYEMGGEDDQHELVSTLVETLMTGKRVKHAVSEDTEVFQGEGIGKTPDGHSLSTYKELCSLASDLNQPDLVYKFMNLANHHAMWNSRKGAAFGFHMIAAKAGEQLAPFLPQLVPRLYRYQFDPNLSIRQAMTSIWDALVTDKTMVDKYLKEILQDVISNLTSNTWRIRESSCLALNDLIRGRQADDLIDHLAEMWETLFRVLDDIKESVRKAADLTLKTLSKVCTRMCESTGSAAQRTVAALLPTLLEKGIVSNVSEVRSLSIQTLVKISKTAGARLKPHASRLIPALLEALSTLEPQVLNYLSLRATEQEKSAMDAARLSAAKSSPMMETVNMCLQHLDVAVLGELVPRLCELLKSGVGLGTKGGCASVIVSLTVQCPQDLSPYSGKLMSALLNSVHDRSTVVQKSFAFALGHLVRTAKDSSVEKLLLKLNTWYLEKEEPVYKSSCALIVHAISHYSPDVLKGHAGVALPLAFLGMHQAPGPDEEKGEGHDATLWAEVWQENVPGSFGGIRLYMTELITITQKALQSQSWKMKAQGAAAMATVAKEQMGSLVAPHLGLVLTALMQGLSGRTWAGKEELLKAIGSVVSKCSAELQKPWAGQPTISEVLEVVLKECRKESLVYKMAALRCAGDVLHSSQEDRFSDMAEILFPLIKKSCPESGGASPRSLEEDDDNRDVKEKELQTEALLCAFETLGKSWPRNPQTQARFQVEVCLLMCEKLKRSTWKVQLAVLQSMKAYFQGLLLLEKGSEDFNTLTQILTETCAGLTYPLENKSYSSVRTEGLSVVDLIVKRTGESEQWDCVSVKSREQLQRSLSTLQSDSRPDLRDKAQELRRHIQSQP from the exons ATGGCTGCCCAGGATGAACTCA ATCAACTGGAACGCGTGTTCCTTCGCCTGGGCCATGCCGAAACAGACGAACAGCTACAGGACATTATCTCCAAGTTCCTTCCCCCGGTGCTCCTCAAACTCTCCAGCGTTCAGGAGGGCGTGCGGAAGAAA GTCATGGAGTTGTTGGTCCACCTTAACAAGAGGATAAAAAGCCGTCCTAAGATTCAGCTACCAGTCGAAACGTTGCTGGTACAGTACCAAGACCCTGCAGCCGCCTCCTTTGTTACG aattTCACCATCATCTACATCAAAATGGGCTACCCACGCCTGGAGGTGGGAAAACAGTGTGAGTTGGCCCCCACCCTCCTCACCGCCATGGAAGGCAAGCCACAGCCACAACAGGACAG CCTGATGCACCTCCTGATCCCTACTCTTTACCATATGAAGTATCCTGCAGACATCTCCAAGATTGCTTCTCCGTTTAACTTAACTGAACGGCCAAAGacagtgcagctgctgctggagttcATGTTGGATGTTTTACTGATGCCTTACGG GTTTGTGCTGAACGAATCCCCAACTCGCcctgctccttcctcttctcagGGAGGTTCTTCAGATGGGACAGTGGCTGTGGGTGGCCAGGGTCTCCCCCAGCCTCCCCCAGGGATGAGTGTCTATGCTGCCAAGAGGGTGATTGGGGAGGCCCAGTGGAGCGCAGAGCAACTGGAGCAG TGTAAGCTGGGGATAGTGAAGTTCATCGAAGCCAAGCAAGTCCCTGAAGTGGAGACTGTGGTTCACCTGGTTGTGGCGTCCAGCGACACCCGACACAGTGTTGCCACTGCAGCTGATCTGGAGCTGAAAAGCAAACAGAG tATCATCGACTGGAACAATCCTCTAATTATTAACAAGATGTTCAAGGTGTATCTGGGGGATGTCCCTCTCAAATCAAAG GGTGGCAATGTGAAGCAAGAGCTGAAGCACGAGCCAGTAAGCACCAGAGTCAAACTGAAGATCCTGCCACACCTGCTGCGGTCACGTCTGGCTGCAGATTGCTTTCCAGCTAATATCCAG GTCGTGTATGACGGTCTGTTTGGAgcaaacaccaacaacaaactGCTGTCTCTCACTTTGCAGTTTGTCCATCACATCTGCATGGT ATGCCCTGACACTAATAAGCCTTTGGGACTAATGCTGCTTAATGGTCTTACCAAGCTCATCAATGAATACAAGGAG GATCCTAAGTTGCTATGTGTTGCCTACTCTGCTGTTGGAAAACTCTCAAG CCGCATGCCACAGCTGTTCACAAAGGATATTGCACTTGTGCAGCAGTTTTTTGAGTCCATGTGCAAG GAGGAGCCTGATGTTCGTCTTGCCATTCAGGAGGCTTTGTCCATGATGGTTGGAGCTTATGCTAACCTGCAGGGGGCACTGCTGAACCTGATGGAGGCCCTGGTGGCTGCATACATCGGAAAG CCGGAGGTGCAAGTTCGCCAAGTGGCCATGAAGTATGCCAGCACGGTGTTTGCTCCTGATCACGTGCCATCAAgatatctgctgctgctggctgctggagACCC gagggaggaggtggctGCAGAGGCCAAGAAGGTGCTGAGGGCTTTTCCTACCAAGAGCTCAGAGAAGGAGGGACCAAAGCCCATGCCCTCCTTTCCTGAAATGGTGGCCTATGTCCAGGAGAAG GCGGCTCAGAGGATGAAGACTCCAGCTAAGTACATCGTTGGAACTTCGACTATTCCCTTCAACCCTTCTGCATTTGGGGAG ATCGTGCTTTACCTGCGAATGTGTTTGGCCCACAGTGCCGGGGCCACGCACTTATCCACACGCTTGTCAGACATGCAGGACAATGCCCCGGCCATCGGCCGCTACATCcacacactgctgtcctccGAGCCTCAGCCTTCAGTGTCGAAAGGTTCTGAGGCAAATCCTGTTCACGTCTACATGGATctgttgcagcagctgctgtctgctgtcGGAG GAATCCCAGTTATGTACTGCTTACTGGAGGTGGTGTCTGTCTGCCCAGAGAAACTGGCCCCAagatttattgaaaaaattGATTGGATCAAA AGTCTGATGAACACAAATAAGGAGGACATGAGGGAGCTCGCAGCCCAGTTGTACGCTGTAGTGGTTTCCACCATGACCGGCAACGAGCTACAGGCAGCCGTGCACAACCTGTTGAAGATCACCAAAGACAACCAC AGTCCTGAGAGTCAGCACGGTGCCATCTTGGCTCTCGGCTACATGGTGGGAAGATACATGAGCAAGACGAAAGCTGTCCTGGGGCATAAAATGAACTTCTCTTCCCAGGAGGATGATGAACTTGTTTCCATGGCTACCAAGACAGTTG GTTCCTTCCTGGACAGTAGTAGTGCTCTCCTTACAGTAGCAGCCTGTACAGCTATTGGGGAAATTGGCCGGAATGGTTCCCTGCTGATCCCTACAGAGGGTGAGGGCTTCACCAAACTGTCCACAGTGGAAAACCTGCTTGCCCGCATCCCCTCGGGCAAGGAGAGCACAAAG ATGAAGGAGCGGTCGATCCAGACCTTAGGTCACCTACCGGTGGGAGATGGAAACTTCCCTCACCAGAAGAAGCTGCTTCAGGGACTCATGGACTCTGTAGAG gCCAAACAGGTGGAGCTGCAGTTCACAGTTGGAGAGGCCATCACCAGTGCTGCAATAGGCACCAGCTCCGGAGCTGCCAGAGACCCGTGGACTTGCACCGAGGACCAGTACAACCCGCCACACA ACGTTAAAAACAATGATGTGGTTCCTTGGGTCCTCAACTCCATCCTGGCTAAATACATACCCAGCCAGAACCCCCATGTCCGGCAGGCGGCCTGCATCTGGCTCCTCTCCCTGGTCAAGAAACTCAGCCAACACAAGGAGATCACG TCTCATTTAAAGGAGATCCAGGTTGCGTTCATATCTGTTCTCTCAGACCCAGATG aGTTGAGTCAGGATGCGGCGTCAAAAGGACTTGGCTTGGTCTatgagatgggaggagaggacgacCAGCATGAACTGGTGTCCACCCTAGTGGAAACGCTCATGACTGGTAAAAG agtgaaacatgCCGTCTCAGAAGATACAGAGGTGTTCCAAGGAGAAGGTATTGGGAAAACACCTGATGG CCACAGCCTGTCCACATACAAGGAGCTCTGCTCGTTGGCCAGCGACCTGAACCAACCGGACCTTGTCTACAAGTTCATGAACTTGGCTAATCACCACGCCATGTGGAACTCCCGCAAG GGAGCAGCTTTTGGATTTCACATGATCGCTGCCAAGGCCGGCGAGCAGCTGGCTCCGTTCCTGCCCCAGCTCGTGCCTCGTCTGTACCGGTACCAGTTTGACCCCAACCTGAGCATTCGCCAGGCCATGACCAGCATCTGGGATGCCTTGGTCACCGATAAGACAATG GTGGACAAGTATCTGAAGGAGATCCTGCAGGATGTCATTTCCAACTTGACCAGTAACACCTGGAGAATACGTGAATCCAG CTGCCTGGCCCTGAATGACCTGATTCGTGGCCGCCAAGCCGATGACCTCATCGACCACCTTGCAGAAATGTGGGAGACGCTGTTCAGAGTCCTTGATGACATCAAG GAATCTGTGAGGAAGGCTGCAGACCTGACACTGAAAACTCTCAGTAAG GTCTGTACTCGCATGTGTGAGTCCACAGGCTCAGCGGCCCAGAGAACTGTGGCTGCACTGTTGCCTACCCTGCTGGAAAAAGGCATCGTCAGCAATGTCTCAGAGGTCCGCTCACTCAG TATCCAGACGCTGGTGAAGATTAGTAAAACAGCCGGTGCCAGACTAAAGCCTCATGCGTCCCGACTCATCCCAGCCCTACTGGAGGCCCTCAGCACCCTGGAGCCTCAGGTCCTCAACTACCTCAGCCTCCGAGCCACCGAGCAAGAGAAG AGTGCTATGGATGCTGCCAGACTAAGTGCTGCCAAGTCCTCCCCAATGATGGAGACTGTTAACATG TGTCTGCAGCACCTCGATGTTGCTGTGTTAGGAGAGCTGGTTCCTCGGCTCTGTGAGCTGCTGAAGAGTGGAGTTGGTTTGGGCACCAAG GGTGGCTGTGCAAGTGTAATTGTTTCGCTCACAGTGCAGTGTCCCCAGGACCTCAGTCCATATTCAG GCAAGCTGATGAGTGCCCTGCTGAACAGTGTCCATGACAGGAGCACTGTAGTACAGAAATCATTTGCATTTGCTCTGGGGCACCTCGTCAGG ACGGCAAAAGACAGCAGTGTGGAGAAACTACTGCTGAAACTCAACACCTGGTACTTGGAGAAAGAAG AGCCGGTCTATAAGTCATCGTGTGCATTGATCGTCCATGCCATCAGCCACTACAGTCCTGATGTGCTGAAGGGCCATGCAGGCGTGGCCCTACCTCTGGCCTTCCTGGGCATGCATCAGGCGCCAGGTCCCGatgaagagaaaggagagggcCATGATGCCACGCTGTGGGCCGAGGTGTGGCAGGAGAACGTCCCAG GAAGCTTTGGAGGCATCAGACTCTACATGACGGAGCTGATCACTATCACCCAGAAAGCTCTGCAGTCCCAGTCCTGGAAGATGAAGGCTCAAGGTGCAGCTGCCATGGCAACCGTCGCCAAGGAACAGATGGGCTCATTGGTGGCGCCGCACCTCGGCTTGGTGCTGACGGCTCTAATGCAGGGACTGTCCGGACGTACCTGGGCGGGCAAG GAGGAGCTGTTGAAGGCCATTGGATCAGTAGTCAGCAAATGCag TGCTGAGCTACAGAAGCCCTGGGCAGGCCAGCCCACCATCTCAGAGGTGCTGGAGGTCGTGCTGAAGGAGTGCCGTAAAGAGAGTCTGGTGTACAAAATGGCCGCTCTGCGCTGTGCTGGAGACGTGCTCCACAGCAGCCAGGAGGACCGTTTTAGTGACATGGCAGAGATCCTTTTCCCTCTGATCAAGAAG AGCTGCCCGGAGAGTGGTGGCGCCTCCCCGAGGTCactggaggaggatgatgacaACAGagatgtgaaggagaaagagtTGCAGACTGAAGCTTTGCTTTGCGCTTTTGAGACTCTTGGAAAGTCTTGGCCCAGGAACCCACAGACTCAGG CTCGTTTCCAGGTGGAGGTTTGCCTTCTAATGTGTGAAAAGCTCAAGCGAAGCACTTGGAAAGTGCAGCTTGCTGTTCTACAGTCGATGAAGGCGTACTTCCAGGG gTTACTGCTGCTAGAGAAAGGCAGTGAAGACttcaacacactgacacagatccTCACGGAGACGTGTGCTGGTCTCACGTACCCTTTAG aAAACAAAAGTTACTCGTCTGTGAGGACGGAGGGTTTGTCAGTTGTGGATCTGATTGTAAAGAGAACTGGAG AGAGTGaacagtgggactgtgtgtCCGTGAAGAGCCGGGAGCAGCTGCAGCGCTCGCTGTCCACGCTGCAGTCCGACAGCAGACCTGACCTGAGGGACAAGGCCCAGGAGCTGCGGAGACACATCCAGAGTcaaccctga
- the smc2 gene encoding structural maintenance of chromosomes protein 2: MHIKSIIIEGFKSYAQRTEINGFDPLFNAITGLNGSGKSNILDSICFLLGISNLTHVRASNLQDLVYKNGQGGITKATVSITFDNSNKSQSPLGFETHDEITVTRQVVIGGRNKYLINGVNANNTRVQDLFCSVGLNVNNPHFLIMQGRITKVLNMKPPEILAMIEEAAGTRMYECKKISAQKTIEKKEAKLKEIQTILDEEITPTMQKLQEERSSYLEYQKLMREIQHLSRLYVAWLFVCAEETKLKSAENLKVMQDNIAKMQASMAENESKVQELSAQIQELQKKKDQEVNGVLKSLEENLADVQRVDAKAQSALDLKKQNLKDEVKKRTELVKSMEEDKKMLTVKEKEVSKMTEQLQTLQEEGQKDGAALEAAEQHFKAVSAGLSTNEDGEEATLAGQMMTCKNDMSKADTEAKQAQMTLKHAQTELKTKQAEVKKMDSGYKKDQDSMQAVRGSREKLEAELAKLNYEDGKEESLLDQRRQLSREVAKLKETYERLVSRFPNLRFDYKDPERGWDHSKVKGLLANLITIRDVSYATALEVVAGGRLYNIVVDTEVTGKKLLEKGELQRRYTIIPLNKISARTLNDRVVNTAKSLVGDDNVHTALSLVGYESDLRKAMEYVFGSTLVCDTLDNAKRVAFDRQVMTKTVTLGGDIFDPQGTLSGGARSQAASVLTSLQELKEVQDHLREKEAQLHNIERQLTSLKGTAEKYRQLKQQHELKVEEEQILQAKLQQSSFHQQQEELERLRKAIEESEETLRVTKEVQKRAEEKYKVLENKMKNAEAEREKELKAAQQNLNAAKGKADTFNKKLKLKQQESDAVALELEELRREQAGYEQQIQAVDEAMKAIQEQIDSMACTVSQNKEAVRKAQEDLAKQKEVIMAQDKELKGKSTEANKMREQNNEFQLKIKELEHNISKHRKDSQDAADKVSRMLEENEWIQSERHFFGLPNTSYDFKTNSPREAGQRLKKLEETTNKLERNINKRAMNMLNEAEERYNDLMKKKRIVENDKAKILQTIEELDQKKNEALNVAWQKVNKDFGSIFSTLLPGATAKLAPPQGCGVLEGLEFKVALGNTWKENLTELSGGQRSLVALSLILAMLLFKPAPIYILDEVDAALDLSHTQNIGQMLRTHFRHSQFVVVSLKDGMFTNANVLFKTKFVDGMSTVSRTALSQSDANVPQKGPEKGRQKDKKSKQLIS, from the exons atgcacataaaGTCTATCATAATCGAGGGGTTCAAGTCCTACGCACAGAGGACGGAGATCAACGGCTTCGACCCGCTGTTCAACGCCATCACCGGACTCAACGGCAGCGGCAAATCCAATATCTTGGACTCCATATGTTTCCTCTTAGGCATTTCCAACCTCACCCAT GTGCGAGCCTCCAACCTCCAGGACTTGGTGTACAAGAATGGACAGGGCGGCATCACCAAGGCCACCGTGTCAATCACCTTTGACAACTCCAACAAAAGCCAGAGCCCCCTTGGGTTCGAGACCCACGACGAGATCACCGTCACCAGACAG GTGGTGATTGGGGGCAGGAACAAGTACCTCATCAACGGAGTCAATGCCAACAACACCAGGGTGCAGGACTTGTTCTGCTCCGTTGGCCTCAACGTCAACAATCCCCATTTTCTCATCATGCAG GGGAGGATCACCAAAGTTCTAAACATGAAGCCCCCAGAG aTCCTTGCCATGATTGAGGAGGCAGCAGGCACCAGGATGTATGAGTGTAAAAAGATTAGCGCCCAGAAAACCATTGAGAAGAAGGAGGCCAAGCTAAAGGAGATCCAGACT ATTTTGGATGAGGAAATTACTCCAACCATGCAGAAATTGCAAGAG GAACGATCATCGTACCTGGAGTACCAGAAGCTGATGCGAGAGATCCAGCACTTGTCGCGGCTGTATGTGGCCTGGCTGTTTGTGTGCGCAGAGGAGACGAAGCTGAAGTCAGCAGAGAACCTTAAGGTGATGCAGGATAACATCGCCAAGATGCAAGCCAGCATGGCTGAGAACGAGAGCAAAGTCCAGGAGCTCTCAGCCCAGATTCAagagctgcagaagaaaaaagatcag GAGGTGAACGGAGTATTAAAATCCCTGGAGGAAAATCTAGCGGACGTACAACGTGTGGACGCCAAAGCCCAGAGTGCACTTGACCTCAAAAAACAGAATCTGAAAGATGAAGTCAAGAAGAGGACGGAGCTTGTAAAGAGTATGGAGGAG GACAAGAAAATGCTTACGGTGAAAGAAAAGGAGGTCTCCAAAATGACCGAGCAGCTTCAAACTCTACAGGAGGAGGGGCAGAAGGATGGTGCTGCTCTGGAAGCAGCTGAGCAGCATTTCAAGGCTGTATCCGCAGGTCTCTCCACCaatgaggatggagaggaggccACACTGGCCGGCCAGATGATGACCTGCAAGAATGACATGAGCAAGGCAGATACAGAGGCCAAGCAG gcCCAGATGACACTGAAACACGCTCAGACGGAGCTGAAGACCAAACAGGCAGAGGTCAAAAAGATGGACAGTGGCTACAAAAAGGACCAGGACAGCATGCAGGCtgtcagaggcagcagagaaaaacttGAGGCTGAGCTCGCTAAACTCAACTATGAAg ATGGGAAAGAGGAAAGTCTGTTGGACCAAAGAAGGCAGCTGTCCCGAGAGGTCGCTAAACTCAAAGAGACCTATGAACGTCTTGTGTCCCGCTTCCCCAATTTGCGCTTCGACTACAA GGACCCAGAGCGCGGATGGGACCATAGCAAAGTGAAGGGGCTGCTCGCAAACCTGATCACGATCCGTGACGTCTCTTATGCTACGGCACTGGAGGTGGTGGCAGGAGGACGACTCTACAACATTGTAGTAGACACAGAG GTGACCGGTaagaagctgctggagaagggAGAGCTACAGCGGAGGTACACCATCATTCCCCTGAACAAGATCTCTGCCAGGACACTCAATGACAGAGTGGTAAACACGGCCAAGAGCCTG GTTGGAGATGACAATGTCCACACTGCTCTGTCCCTGGTGGGTTATGAATCTGACCTGCGTAAGGCCATGGAGTACGTCTTTGGCTCCACGCTGGTGTGTGACACCCTGGACAATGCCAAGAGAGTGGCTTTCGACAGGCAGGTGATGACCAAGACTGTCACTCTTGGAGGGGACATCTTCGACCCACAGGGAACTCTGAGTGGAG gTGCTCGCTCCCAGGCAGCATCAGTTCTGACCAGtctgcaggagctgaaggaggTTCAGGACCACTTGAGGGAAAAGGAGGCTCAGCTTCACAACATTGAGCGACAGCTGACCAGCCTTAAGGGAACTGCTGAGAA GTATCGtcagctgaagcagcagcacgAGCTGAAGGTAGAGGAGGAACAGATTCTGCAGGCTAAGCTCCAACAGAGCTCCTTCCACCAGCAACAAGAGGAGCTAGAGAGGCTGCGCAAAGCCATTG aggagagtgaggagacGTTGCGCGTCACCAAGGAGGTGCAGAAGCGGGCTGAAGAAAAGTACAAGGTGTTGGAGAACAAGATGAAAAACGCTGAggcggagagggagaaggagctgaAAGCCGCCCAGCAGAACCTCAACGCAGCGAAGGGCAAAGCTGACACCTTCAACaagaagctgaagctgaagcagCAG GAGTCTGATGCCGTGGCCCTGGAGCTGGAAGAGCTGCGCAGGGAGCAGGCGGGTTATGAGCAGCAGATTCAGGCTGTAGACGAAGCCATGAAGGCCATCCAGGAGCAGATAGACAGCATGGCCTGCACCGTGTCCCAGAACAAG GAGGCTGTGCGTAAAGCTCAGGAGGATCTGGCCAAACAGAAGGAGGTGATCATGGCTCAGGACAAAGAGCTCAAG GGGAAGAGCACTGAGGCGAATAAGATGAGGGAGCAGAACAACGAATTCCAGCTGAAGATAAAGGAGCTGGAGCACAACATTAGTAAGCACCGCAAGGACAGCCAGGACGCTGCCGACAAg GTGTCTCGGATGctggaagaaaatgaatggatcCAATCGGAGCGCCACTTCTTCGGCCTGCCAAACACCTCCTACGACTTCAAGACCAACAGCCCCCGTGAGGCGGGTCAGCGCctgaagaagctggaggagaccACCAACAAGCTTGAGAGAAACATCAACAAGAGGGCCATGAACATGCTGAacgaggcggaggagagg TACAACGActtgatgaagaagaagaggattgTGGAGAACGACAAAGCAAAAATCCTACAGACCATCGAGGAGCTGGACCAGAAGAAGAACGAGGCTCTCAACGTGGCGTGGCAGAAG GTGAACAAGGACTTTGGCTCCATTTTCTCCACTCTGCTGCCGGGGGCCACTGCTAAGCTGGCTCCCCCCCAGGGCTGTGGGGTCCTGGAGGGCCTTGAGTTCAAGGTGGCCTTGGGCAACACCTGGAAGGAGAATCTCACTGAGCTCAGCGGTGGGCAAAG ATCCCTGGTGGCCTTGTCTCTCATCTTGGCGATGCTGCTGTTCAAACCCGCGCCCATCTACATCTTGGACGAGGTGGATGCTGCTCTGgatctttcacacacacagaacattgGACAGATGCTGCGCACACATTTCAGACACTCCCAG TTTGTGGTGGTGTCCCTAAAGGACGGCATGTTCACCAATGCCAATGTCCTGTTCAAGACGAAGTTCGTCGACGGCATGTCCACGGTGTCGCGAACGGCGCTCAGCCAGAGCGATGCCAACGTTCCCCAGAAAGGCCCAGAGAAGGGTCGTCAAAAAGACAAGAAGAGCAAACAGCTCATCAGCTAA
- the exoc1l gene encoding exocyst complex component 1-like isoform X2: MSSLLREEMQRVLFRPAKQRLVEFIEIEEPTQGRHFLCVAVAKNKVVQDSYRRTEMWSLQDLTLVDGRDPDVDDPCFLLHFDKVRTVTAISCSAKYAFVRALVALSDQHCQRSLNLRNFDWTYIKPTSFYSNRGDCVVLTQICFYAFNLVCLSMCPVPLDA, encoded by the exons ATGTCGTCTCTTTTGAgggaggagatgcagagagtTTTATTCCGACCAGCTAAACAGAGACTGGTGGAGTTTATTGAGATTGAAGAGCCGACGCAAGGACGACATTTTCTTTGTGTCGCAG TTGCAAAGAACAAAGTGGTGCAG GACAGCTACAGGAGGACTGAGATGTGGTCCCTGCAAGACCTGACTCTCGTTGACGGACGGGACCCTGATGTG GATGACCCCTGTTTCCTGCTGCACTTTGACAAGGTGCGGACGGTGACGGCCATCAGCTGCTCGGCCAAATACGCCTTTGTGCGAGCCCTGGTGGCTCTCAGCGATCAGCACTGTCAGAGGTCACTGAACCTGCGGAACTTTGACTGGACCTACATCAAGCCCACCTCCTTCTACTCCAACAGAGGAGACTGCGTTGTTCTGACACAGATATGCTTCTATGCATTCAATTTGgtgtgtctgtccatgtgtccCGTGCCCCTGGATGCATAA
- the exoc1l gene encoding exocyst complex component 1-like isoform X1 codes for MSSLLREEMQRVLFRPAKQRLVEFIEIEEPTQGRHFLCVAVAKNKVVQVSIVRCQISQPSLKSGSKSSLTTRSNIQDSYRRTEMWSLQDLTLVDGRDPDVDDPCFLLHFDKVRTVTAISCSAKYAFVRALVALSDQHCQRSLNLRNFDWTYIKPTSFYSNRGDCVVLTQICFYAFNLVCLSMCPVPLDA; via the exons ATGTCGTCTCTTTTGAgggaggagatgcagagagtTTTATTCCGACCAGCTAAACAGAGACTGGTGGAGTTTATTGAGATTGAAGAGCCGACGCAAGGACGACATTTTCTTTGTGTCGCAG TTGCAAAGAACAAAGTGGTGCAGGTAAGTATAGTGCGATGTCAGATATCTCAGCCATCACTTAAGTCTGGATCCAAGAGTTCCCTCACTACACGCTCCAACATTCAGGACAGCTACAGGAGGACTGAGATGTGGTCCCTGCAAGACCTGACTCTCGTTGACGGACGGGACCCTGATGTG GATGACCCCTGTTTCCTGCTGCACTTTGACAAGGTGCGGACGGTGACGGCCATCAGCTGCTCGGCCAAATACGCCTTTGTGCGAGCCCTGGTGGCTCTCAGCGATCAGCACTGTCAGAGGTCACTGAACCTGCGGAACTTTGACTGGACCTACATCAAGCCCACCTCCTTCTACTCCAACAGAGGAGACTGCGTTGTTCTGACACAGATATGCTTCTATGCATTCAATTTGgtgtgtctgtccatgtgtccCGTGCCCCTGGATGCATAA